The following are encoded together in the Raineyella sp. LH-20 genome:
- a CDS encoding RsmB/NOP family class I SAM-dependent RNA methyltransferase, giving the protein MSRPPRRTGARRGPRRPVDPARRAAFDALRAVHAGGAYANLALAEILDRRHLDERDAALATELVAGSSRLQGTYDAILEAAAGRPLSSLQPAAVDVLRLGTHQVLSMRIPTRAAVDSAVDLAGTAIGERVTGLVNAVLRKVAAHDLDAWVDRLSAGTSGVERLALRTHHPRWIAQTYADLLGEEAAAALEADNVAPRPTLVVRPGLTERDDLVAAGATATRWSPYGAVGVGNPGDLVAVRDGRAGVQDEGSQLVALALSRVEAPAGRWLDMCAGPGGKAALLTGLARARGEDVLAAEVAEHRAGLVAQALRAYRPRPGVICADGTRPAWRAGAFARVMLDAPCTGLGALRRRPESRWRHQPEDVDDLVPLQAQLLVSAIRSTLPGGVVAYVTCSPHPSETEDVVQTVVDELGAQRTVVEVLDAPAFLPEVPACGRADPWGGQRFVQLWPHRHGTDAMFLALLRVG; this is encoded by the coding sequence GTGAGCCGGCCTCCCCGTCGAACCGGCGCGCGCCGCGGTCCGCGCCGGCCGGTCGATCCGGCCCGCCGCGCCGCGTTCGACGCGCTGCGGGCGGTGCACGCCGGCGGGGCGTACGCCAATCTTGCCCTGGCCGAGATCCTCGACCGGCGCCACCTCGACGAACGCGACGCCGCACTGGCCACCGAGCTGGTCGCCGGCTCCAGCCGCCTGCAGGGAACGTACGACGCGATCCTGGAGGCCGCTGCGGGCCGGCCGCTGTCGTCGCTGCAGCCGGCGGCCGTCGACGTGCTGCGGCTGGGCACCCATCAGGTGCTGTCGATGCGGATCCCGACCCGGGCCGCGGTGGACAGCGCCGTCGATCTCGCCGGCACCGCGATCGGCGAGCGGGTCACCGGTCTGGTGAACGCCGTGCTGCGCAAGGTCGCCGCGCATGACCTCGACGCGTGGGTCGACCGGCTGTCGGCGGGGACCAGCGGGGTGGAACGGCTGGCGCTGCGTACCCATCATCCGCGCTGGATCGCCCAGACGTACGCCGATCTGTTGGGCGAGGAGGCCGCAGCCGCCCTGGAGGCCGACAACGTCGCCCCGAGGCCGACCCTGGTGGTCCGGCCCGGGCTGACCGAACGGGACGACCTGGTCGCGGCGGGCGCGACCGCCACCCGGTGGTCCCCGTACGGCGCGGTTGGGGTCGGCAACCCGGGCGATCTCGTCGCCGTCCGGGACGGGCGGGCCGGGGTGCAGGACGAGGGGTCTCAGCTGGTCGCGCTGGCGCTGTCGCGGGTGGAGGCCCCGGCCGGCCGGTGGCTGGACATGTGTGCCGGCCCCGGGGGGAAGGCGGCGTTGCTCACCGGGCTGGCCCGCGCCCGGGGCGAGGACGTGCTGGCAGCCGAGGTCGCCGAACATCGCGCCGGCCTGGTGGCGCAGGCACTGCGCGCCTATCGACCCCGTCCCGGCGTGATCTGTGCCGACGGCACCCGGCCCGCCTGGCGGGCCGGTGCTTTCGCCCGGGTGATGCTCGACGCGCCGTGCACCGGTCTGGGCGCGTTGCGCCGCCGCCCCGAGTCGCGGTGGCGCCACCAGCCGGAGGACGTGGACGACCTCGTCCCGCTGCAGGCGCAGCTGCTGGTCAGCGCGATCCGCTCCACCCTGCCGGGCGGCGTGGTGGCGTACGTCACCTGTTCGCCGCACCCCTCGGAGACCGAGGACGTCGTACAGACGGTCGTCGATGAGCTCGGCGCCCAGAGGACGGTTGTCGAGGTGCTCGACGCGCCGGCGTTCCTGCCCGAGGTCCCTGCCTGTGGGCGTGCCGATCCGTGGGGCGGCCAGCGGTTCGTCCAGCTGTGGCCGCACCGCCACGGCACCGATGCGATGTTCTTGGCGCTGCTACGGGTCGGGTGA
- a CDS encoding PAC2 family protein, with product MTSAPADPTRSAPVALVAFGGWGDAGDAASAVADHLLQTYPGEDLADLDEEDWFDYQTNRPLTAVVDEEGGREVAWPAISIGLVHLPDIDVVTVTGPEPNLRWRTLTRTILAILQDVGVTRGVVLGSMLANTPHTRPFPVSGSPLTAEHARELGMEVSEYEGPTGITGVMTQAMVEAGIDTTALWVAVPHYVSEPPQPKASLALARRVEALLDLRADWSSFVADTAAWENGVDELVRADEDIAQYVQMLESEKDATEEPEASGEAIAAEFERFLRRRDDKK from the coding sequence ATGACGTCAGCCCCCGCCGATCCGACCCGCTCCGCCCCCGTCGCCCTGGTGGCGTTCGGCGGCTGGGGGGACGCGGGCGATGCGGCCAGTGCCGTCGCCGACCACCTGCTGCAGACCTATCCGGGCGAGGACCTGGCCGACCTCGACGAGGAGGACTGGTTCGACTACCAGACCAACCGTCCACTGACCGCCGTGGTCGACGAGGAGGGTGGCCGCGAGGTGGCCTGGCCGGCGATCAGCATCGGCCTGGTGCACCTGCCGGACATCGACGTGGTCACCGTGACCGGACCCGAGCCCAACCTTCGCTGGCGCACGCTGACCCGTACGATCCTGGCGATTCTGCAGGACGTCGGGGTGACCCGCGGGGTCGTCCTCGGCTCGATGCTGGCGAACACCCCGCACACCAGGCCGTTCCCGGTGTCCGGGTCGCCGCTCACCGCCGAGCACGCCCGCGAGCTCGGCATGGAGGTGTCCGAGTACGAAGGCCCGACCGGGATCACCGGCGTGATGACCCAGGCGATGGTCGAGGCGGGCATCGACACCACCGCGCTGTGGGTCGCCGTGCCGCACTATGTCTCCGAGCCACCCCAGCCGAAGGCCTCGCTGGCCCTGGCCCGCCGGGTGGAGGCGCTGCTCGACCTGCGGGCCGACTGGTCGTCCTTCGTCGCCGACACCGCCGCCTGGGAGAACGGGGTGGACGAGCTGGTCCGGGCCGACGAGGACATCGCCCAGTACGTCCAGATGCTCGAGTCGGAGAAGGACGCCACCGAGGAGCCGGAGGCCAGCGGAGAGGCGATCGCCGCCGAGTTCGAGCGCTTCCTGCGCCGCCGGGACGACAAGAAGTGA
- the thrC gene encoding threonine synthase — protein sequence MRYISTRGGAEPRTFSDILLEGLAPDGGLYLPEEYPHLTPELLEQWRTVLAEQGYAALATEVLGLFIDDIPAEDLRAICERTYTAEAFGDTAVISLGDLGDGLLLEGLSHGPTLAFKDMAMQLLGSLFEYELDRRHQELNVLGATSGDTGSAAEYAMRGRAGIRVFMLSPKGRMSAFQRAQMYTLDDDNIHNIVIDGVFDECQDLVKAVSADADFKRDAHIGAVNSINWGRLVAQVVYYVAGYLRATTSGGEEVSFAVPTGNFGNICAGHIARQMGLPIRHLILATNENNVLEEFFRTGVYRPRSADETVKTSSPSMDISKASNFERFVFDLVGRDPERVLDLFTAKLTRLGQFDLSDDPLFPQCAEWYGYRSGASTHADRLRTIREVWEDRGILIDPHTADAVTVARRLQEEGERVIVLETAQPVKFGETIREALGEAPEMPEAYARLTTLEHHVVELPGDVDQLKAYIAGNIG from the coding sequence ATGCGATACATCTCCACCCGTGGCGGCGCCGAGCCGCGTACGTTCTCCGACATCCTGCTGGAGGGCCTGGCGCCCGACGGCGGGCTCTACCTGCCGGAGGAGTACCCCCATCTGACCCCCGAGCTGCTCGAGCAGTGGCGTACGGTGCTCGCGGAGCAGGGCTACGCGGCCCTGGCCACCGAGGTGCTGGGGCTGTTCATCGACGACATCCCGGCCGAGGACCTGCGGGCCATCTGCGAGCGGACGTACACCGCGGAGGCCTTCGGCGACACCGCGGTGATCTCGCTCGGCGACCTCGGTGACGGACTGCTGCTGGAGGGCCTGTCGCACGGGCCGACGCTGGCGTTCAAGGACATGGCGATGCAGCTGCTCGGCTCGCTGTTCGAGTACGAGCTGGACCGGCGCCACCAGGAGCTGAACGTGCTCGGCGCGACCAGCGGCGACACCGGCTCCGCCGCCGAGTACGCGATGCGCGGCCGGGCCGGGATCCGGGTGTTCATGCTGTCCCCGAAGGGCCGGATGAGTGCCTTCCAGCGGGCGCAGATGTACACCCTGGACGACGACAACATCCACAACATCGTCATCGACGGGGTCTTCGACGAGTGCCAGGACCTGGTCAAGGCGGTCTCCGCCGACGCCGACTTCAAGCGCGACGCCCACATCGGTGCGGTCAACTCGATCAACTGGGGCCGGCTGGTCGCCCAGGTCGTCTACTACGTCGCCGGCTACCTGCGGGCCACCACCTCGGGTGGTGAGGAGGTCTCGTTCGCGGTGCCGACCGGCAACTTCGGCAACATCTGCGCCGGCCACATCGCCCGCCAGATGGGCCTGCCGATCCGCCACCTGATCCTGGCCACCAACGAGAACAACGTGCTGGAGGAGTTCTTCCGCACCGGCGTGTACCGGCCGCGCAGCGCCGACGAGACGGTGAAGACCTCCAGCCCCTCGATGGACATCTCCAAGGCGTCCAATTTCGAGCGGTTCGTCTTCGACCTGGTCGGCCGTGACCCGGAGCGCGTGCTGGACCTGTTCACCGCCAAGCTCACCCGACTGGGACAGTTCGATCTCAGCGACGACCCGCTCTTCCCGCAGTGCGCCGAGTGGTACGGCTACCGCAGCGGGGCGAGCACCCACGCCGACCGACTGCGGACCATCCGCGAGGTCTGGGAGGACCGCGGCATCCTGATCGACCCGCACACCGCCGATGCGGTGACCGTCGCCCGCCGGCTGCAGGAGGAGGGCGAACGGGTGATCGTCCTGGAGACCGCGCAGCCGGTGAAGTTCGGCGAGACGATCCGTGAGGCGCTGGGCGAGGCCCCCGAGATGCCCGAGGCGTACGCCCGGCTGACCACGCTGGAGCACCACGTGGTGGAGCTGCCCGGCGATGTCGACCAGCTCAAGGCCTACATCGCCGGCAACATCGGCTAG
- the rpoZ gene encoding DNA-directed RNA polymerase subunit omega, with translation MLTTESTPPGITNPPIDDLLTRVDSKYRLVLFAAKRARQINAYYAQLGGGLLENVGPLVETEIQEKPLSIALREINEGLLEFTEIDPEAEAAAQQAAFGEDFMEGDFGSYDFGDGLDAGEGFDLPAAEPGADTPADKQE, from the coding sequence ATCTTGACTACTGAATCCACGCCCCCGGGAATCACGAACCCCCCGATCGACGACCTGCTGACGCGGGTGGACTCGAAGTACCGCCTGGTGCTGTTCGCCGCGAAGCGTGCTCGCCAGATCAACGCCTACTACGCCCAGCTCGGCGGTGGGCTGCTCGAGAACGTCGGCCCGCTGGTCGAGACCGAGATCCAGGAGAAGCCGCTGTCGATCGCGCTGCGCGAGATCAACGAGGGCCTGCTGGAGTTCACCGAGATCGATCCCGAGGCCGAGGCCGCTGCCCAGCAGGCCGCCTTCGGCGAGGACTTCATGGAGGGCGACTTCGGGTCGTACGACTTCGGTGACGGTCTTGACGCCGGCGAGGGCTTCGATCTGCCCGCCGCGGAGCCGGGCGCCGACACGCCGGCCGACAAGCAGGAGTGA
- a CDS encoding primosome assembly protein PriA (binding of PriA to forked DNA starts the assembly of the primosome, also possesses 3'-5' helicase activity), translating to MNEVVEQPVARVAVDMPLLHLDRLFDYRVTAAQAATALPGVRVRVPFAGQQRDGFVVQRIDGDDLGPGTALHQLSELARVVSDERVLTAEIAGLVRAVADHWGGSFADVVRLAVPPRHAAAEGAEPPHRPPLDARRALAAPHPLGRYPAGAAFLDAIGLGGAPRAFWQVAPTPDPIGDWAAGLVAGAAAAVAAGRGAVLVVPDARDLARLAEACRVAFSDSGFVTLTAESGPAARYRSFLAALRGQARVVIGTRGAVWAPVEDLGFVGVWDEGDDLLGEPRAPYPHVREVAALRAQRAGAALMLAGHGRSTEAHALVERGWLHPIALSGHDQREVSAVVRTPRDRPDQLGRLPHDAFDVIRAGLAAGPVLIQVPRGGYQVVVACAQCHTQLRCSHCGGPLHGREDGLICGLCGARPEDWSCPECGATRWRAPVVGAERTAEELGRAFPQVPVRRSHAGHILDSVDDRGALVICTPGAEPPAEGGYAAAVLLDADTPLVRADLRAAEESLRRWLHVCALVRPGEDGGSVLVVGAAEHPAVQALIRLDPAGLASRELADRREAGFPPVTRLVVVEGDQVGVEGIAGRLLPPDDVEVWGPAPVLEPDGTLGDTWRLTVRAPLAEGAATVQAVRDVQSLRTAHKDPGAVRIVVDPLRIG from the coding sequence ATGAACGAGGTGGTGGAGCAGCCGGTGGCCCGGGTGGCCGTCGACATGCCGTTGCTGCACCTCGATCGGCTGTTCGACTACCGGGTGACCGCGGCCCAGGCCGCGACCGCGCTGCCGGGTGTACGGGTCCGGGTGCCGTTCGCCGGTCAGCAGCGCGACGGTTTCGTCGTGCAGCGGATCGACGGTGACGACCTCGGTCCCGGCACCGCGCTGCACCAGCTGTCCGAGCTGGCCCGGGTGGTGTCGGACGAGCGGGTGCTCACCGCCGAGATCGCCGGGCTGGTCCGTGCCGTCGCCGACCACTGGGGCGGGTCCTTCGCCGATGTCGTACGCCTCGCGGTGCCACCCCGCCACGCCGCCGCGGAGGGCGCCGAGCCACCGCACCGGCCCCCGCTCGACGCCCGCCGTGCCCTGGCCGCACCCCACCCGCTGGGCCGCTATCCGGCCGGTGCCGCGTTCCTCGACGCGATCGGCCTCGGCGGGGCGCCCCGGGCGTTCTGGCAGGTCGCGCCGACCCCGGACCCGATCGGTGACTGGGCGGCCGGGCTGGTCGCCGGGGCGGCCGCCGCGGTCGCCGCCGGGCGCGGCGCCGTGCTCGTCGTCCCCGACGCCCGCGACCTCGCCCGGCTGGCGGAAGCCTGCCGGGTGGCGTTCTCCGACAGCGGTTTCGTCACGCTGACCGCCGAGTCCGGCCCGGCCGCCCGGTACCGCAGCTTCCTCGCCGCGCTGCGGGGCCAGGCCCGGGTGGTGATCGGCACCCGCGGCGCGGTCTGGGCGCCGGTGGAGGACCTCGGTTTCGTCGGTGTGTGGGACGAGGGCGATGACCTGCTCGGCGAGCCGCGTGCGCCCTATCCGCATGTCCGGGAGGTCGCCGCCCTGCGGGCCCAGCGGGCCGGAGCCGCCCTGATGCTCGCCGGCCACGGCCGCAGCACCGAGGCCCACGCGCTGGTCGAGCGCGGCTGGCTGCACCCGATCGCGCTGTCCGGCCACGACCAGCGCGAGGTCTCCGCCGTCGTACGGACACCCCGGGACCGCCCCGACCAGCTGGGTCGGCTGCCGCACGACGCCTTCGATGTGATCCGGGCCGGACTGGCCGCCGGACCGGTGCTGATCCAGGTGCCGCGCGGCGGCTACCAGGTGGTCGTCGCCTGCGCCCAGTGCCACACCCAGCTGCGCTGCAGCCACTGCGGGGGGCCGCTGCACGGCCGCGAGGACGGCCTGATCTGCGGCCTGTGCGGCGCCCGGCCGGAGGACTGGAGCTGCCCGGAGTGCGGCGCGACACGCTGGCGTGCTCCGGTGGTCGGTGCCGAGCGGACCGCCGAGGAGCTCGGCCGGGCGTTCCCCCAGGTGCCGGTGCGCCGGTCGCATGCGGGGCACATCCTGGACAGCGTCGACGATCGCGGTGCGTTGGTGATCTGTACCCCGGGTGCCGAGCCGCCGGCCGAGGGTGGCTACGCCGCCGCCGTCCTGCTGGATGCCGACACTCCCCTGGTGCGGGCGGACCTGAGAGCCGCCGAGGAGTCGTTGCGCCGGTGGTTGCACGTCTGTGCTCTGGTCCGGCCGGGTGAGGACGGCGGCTCGGTGCTCGTGGTCGGTGCCGCCGAGCATCCCGCAGTGCAGGCGCTGATCCGGCTGGATCCGGCAGGTCTTGCTTCCCGGGAGTTGGCGGACCGCCGGGAGGCCGGCTTCCCGCCCGTCACCCGACTGGTCGTGGTGGAGGGCGACCAGGTCGGCGTGGAGGGGATCGCCGGCCGGTTGCTCCCGCCGGACGACGTCGAGGTGTGGGGGCCGGCACCGGTGCTGGAACCCGACGGCACCCTCGGCGACACCTGGCGGCTGACCGTACGGGCGCCACTGGCCGAGGGGGCCGCGACGGTCCAGGCCGTCCGCGACGTGCAGTCCCTGCGGACCGCGCACAAGGACCCCGGGGCCGTCCGGATCGTCGTCGATCCGCTGCGGATCGGCTAG
- the fmt gene encoding methionyl-tRNA formyltransferase, protein MRLVFAGTPDVALPSLDALVASRHDVVAVVTRPDARRGRGGGLSPSPVAARAAELGIPVLKPARPREAKFHQQLRDLAPDCCPVVAYGALLPPSLLEIPTHGWINLHFSLLPAYRGAAPVQSAILHGEQETGAVTFRIVEALDAGPVCGTLRTPIGPRETSGDLLARLAESGAALLTETMDRLEDGTARCVEQATEGGTYAAKLGTEDAHLDWTAPVEQLDRRIRACTPAPGAWTTLDGQKFRVHEALPTDRPSTTPGLVERDRRSVHVHTGSGQLELLRVQPAGKRAMVATDWARGLHTDDIRFDR, encoded by the coding sequence GTGCGCCTCGTCTTCGCCGGTACCCCGGATGTCGCCCTGCCCAGTCTCGATGCCCTGGTCGCCTCGCGCCATGACGTCGTTGCGGTGGTGACCCGACCGGACGCCCGTCGGGGCCGCGGCGGCGGTCTCAGTCCGAGTCCGGTGGCGGCGCGCGCCGCCGAGCTGGGCATTCCGGTGCTGAAGCCGGCCCGGCCGCGGGAGGCGAAGTTCCACCAGCAGCTGCGCGACCTCGCCCCCGACTGCTGCCCCGTCGTGGCGTACGGCGCCCTGCTGCCTCCCTCGCTGCTGGAGATTCCGACCCACGGGTGGATCAACCTGCACTTCTCGCTGCTGCCCGCCTACCGCGGCGCGGCGCCGGTGCAGTCGGCGATCCTGCACGGCGAGCAGGAGACCGGCGCGGTGACGTTCCGGATCGTCGAGGCGCTGGATGCGGGCCCGGTCTGCGGCACCCTGCGCACCCCGATCGGGCCGCGGGAGACCTCGGGCGACCTGCTCGCCCGCCTGGCGGAGTCCGGCGCTGCGCTGTTGACCGAGACGATGGACCGGCTCGAGGACGGCACCGCCCGGTGCGTCGAACAGGCCACTGAGGGCGGCACGTACGCCGCCAAGCTGGGCACCGAGGACGCGCACCTCGACTGGACCGCGCCGGTCGAGCAGCTGGACCGCCGGATCCGCGCCTGCACCCCCGCGCCCGGCGCCTGGACCACGCTGGACGGCCAGAAGTTCCGGGTGCACGAGGCACTGCCCACCGACCGTCCCTCCACCACACCCGGCCTGGTGGAACGCGACCGGCGCAGCGTGCACGTCCACACCGGCAGTGGACAGCTCGAACTGCTCCGCGTCCAACCGGCCGGCAAGCGGGCGATGGTGGCCACCGACTGGGCCCGCGGCCTGCACACCGACGACATCCGGTTCGACCGGTGA
- the rpe gene encoding ribulose-phosphate 3-epimerase: MGIQITPSILAADFANLDRDIAAVPSADAIHVDVMDNHFVPNLTIGLPVVEAIRKHTTHELDLHLMIMDPDRWAPEYVEAGAESVSFHVEAAAAPVRLAREIRALDAKAALAVKPATPIEPYADLLGEFDKILIMTVEPGFGGQAFLDIVMPKVRRTRELIAGTGRQIALQVDGGISERTIDQAIAAGADVFVAGSAIYGADDPDAMIRSLRARGDAEIHHNHVH, translated from the coding sequence GTGGGAATCCAGATCACGCCGAGCATCCTCGCCGCCGACTTCGCCAATCTCGACCGTGACATCGCGGCGGTGCCCAGCGCCGATGCGATCCACGTGGACGTGATGGACAACCACTTCGTACCCAACCTCACCATCGGCCTGCCGGTCGTCGAGGCGATCCGCAAGCACACCACCCACGAGCTCGACCTGCACCTGATGATCATGGATCCCGACCGCTGGGCGCCCGAGTACGTCGAGGCGGGAGCGGAGTCGGTGAGCTTCCACGTCGAGGCCGCCGCCGCGCCGGTGCGGCTGGCCCGCGAGATCCGCGCCCTCGACGCGAAGGCCGCCCTCGCCGTCAAGCCGGCCACCCCGATCGAGCCGTACGCCGACCTGCTCGGCGAGTTCGACAAGATCCTGATCATGACCGTGGAGCCCGGATTCGGGGGCCAGGCCTTCCTCGACATCGTGATGCCGAAGGTCCGCCGCACCCGCGAGCTGATCGCCGGCACCGGCCGCCAGATCGCCCTGCAGGTCGACGGGGGCATCTCCGAGCGGACCATCGACCAGGCGATCGCCGCCGGCGCGGACGTCTTCGTGGCCGGTTCGGCCATCTACGGCGCCGACGACCCGGACGCGATGATCCGGTCCCTGCGGGCCCGCGGCGACGCCGAGATCCACCACAACCACGTGCACTGA
- the coaBC gene encoding bifunctional phosphopantothenoylcysteine decarboxylase/phosphopantothenate--cysteine ligase CoaBC: MARVILGVAGGIAAYKACEVVRRLRDSGHDVRVVPTANALNFVGATTWEALSGHPVATDVWSGAAEVPHVRLGQQTDLVLVAPATADLLARAAAGRADDLLTNILLTARCPVVMFPAMHTEMWLHAATRANVATLRERGVVVVDPDSGRLTGADSGPGRLPDPVDIRAVAETLLERPALAGAAAARDLAGLRVVVSAGGTQEPLDPVRFLGNHSSGLMGIGIARAARLRGAEVTLVAARMDHEPPSDVEVRRVVSTGDLAEAMQDLAPAADVVIMAAAPADFTAARPAEQKIKKDDQKGLTLDLVQTTDVLATLAAARPAGQTIVGFAAETAKSRADLVALGTAKLARKGADLLVCNDVSGGKVFGDADTAVVIIDRAGIVAECAGSKDVVAHSIVDAVLVDRTRYVRA, encoded by the coding sequence ATGGCTCGGGTCATCCTCGGCGTCGCCGGAGGCATCGCTGCCTACAAGGCCTGTGAGGTCGTCCGCCGGCTCCGTGACTCGGGCCATGACGTCCGCGTGGTGCCCACCGCGAACGCGCTGAATTTCGTCGGCGCCACCACGTGGGAGGCGCTGTCCGGCCACCCCGTCGCCACCGACGTGTGGAGCGGGGCCGCCGAGGTGCCACACGTACGCCTCGGCCAGCAGACGGACCTGGTGCTGGTCGCCCCGGCGACGGCCGACCTGTTGGCCCGCGCGGCCGCCGGCCGAGCCGACGACCTGCTCACCAACATCCTGCTCACCGCCCGGTGCCCCGTGGTGATGTTCCCCGCGATGCACACCGAGATGTGGCTGCATGCCGCGACCCGGGCGAATGTGGCGACCCTGCGCGAACGAGGCGTGGTGGTGGTCGACCCCGACTCCGGGCGCCTGACCGGCGCCGATTCCGGCCCGGGCCGACTGCCCGACCCGGTGGACATCCGGGCGGTGGCCGAGACTCTGCTGGAGAGGCCGGCGCTCGCCGGCGCCGCCGCGGCGCGTGATCTGGCCGGTCTGCGGGTGGTCGTCTCCGCCGGTGGCACCCAGGAGCCGCTCGACCCGGTGCGCTTCCTGGGTAACCATTCCTCCGGCCTGATGGGCATCGGCATCGCCCGCGCCGCCCGGCTGCGTGGCGCCGAGGTGACCCTGGTGGCCGCCCGGATGGACCACGAGCCGCCGTCCGATGTCGAGGTGCGCCGAGTGGTCTCGACCGGCGACCTGGCCGAGGCCATGCAGGACCTCGCGCCGGCGGCCGATGTGGTGATCATGGCTGCCGCGCCGGCCGACTTCACCGCCGCCCGGCCCGCCGAGCAGAAGATCAAGAAGGACGACCAGAAGGGCCTGACCCTCGACCTGGTCCAGACGACCGACGTGCTGGCGACCCTGGCGGCCGCGCGACCCGCCGGCCAGACGATCGTCGGCTTCGCCGCAGAGACCGCGAAGAGTCGTGCCGACCTGGTGGCGCTCGGCACGGCGAAGCTGGCCCGCAAGGGCGCCGACCTGCTGGTCTGCAACGACGTGAGCGGTGGCAAGGTCTTCGGCGACGCCGACACGGCGGTGGTGATCATCGACCGCGCCGGGATCGTCGCCGAGTGCGCCGGCAGCAAGGACGTGGTCGCCCACTCGATCGTGGACGCGGTGTTGGTGGACCGTACGCGCTACGTCAGGGCCTGA
- a CDS encoding SMI1/KNR4 family protein, which yields MELDNLWTRIEAAHADASGLAPLRPGADASDIAWAEQSIGVTFPSALRTSLLRHDGSEPGGWPGGQLLPVARIVEEHRSLRRFRELQRGHALNVLAHPRDLVGVRLWPGGWIPLVADGEGRYEVIDTVPGPAGTPGQVLTVRGTAVGDRVLPDAAAYLRRVLDDLLSLGQV from the coding sequence ATGGAACTCGACAATCTGTGGACCCGGATCGAAGCCGCCCACGCCGACGCGTCGGGTCTGGCCCCGCTGCGGCCGGGGGCGGACGCCTCCGACATCGCGTGGGCCGAGCAGAGCATCGGCGTCACCTTCCCGTCGGCTCTGCGGACCTCCCTGCTCCGCCACGACGGGTCCGAGCCGGGCGGGTGGCCCGGCGGCCAGTTGCTGCCGGTGGCGCGGATCGTCGAGGAGCACCGCAGCCTGCGCAGGTTCCGTGAGCTCCAGCGGGGGCATGCCCTGAACGTGCTGGCCCATCCGCGCGACCTGGTCGGCGTACGCCTCTGGCCGGGCGGCTGGATCCCGCTGGTCGCCGACGGCGAAGGCCGCTACGAGGTGATCGACACCGTGCCCGGCCCGGCCGGAACGCCCGGGCAGGTGCTCACCGTCCGCGGCACGGCGGTCGGCGACCGCGTGCTGCCCGATGCGGCCGCTTACCTGCGCCGGGTGCTCGACGATCTGCTGTCGTTGGGCCAGGTCTAG